One Pseudonocardia sediminis DNA window includes the following coding sequences:
- a CDS encoding lysophospholipid acyltransferase family protein, whose amino-acid sequence MTEVVERPGVPVRPSTRPVPVLGDLRDHPTHPGVLPARERPGGPWAPWSPCGDECLPPRPRAGWLRASRRLCALACVVASAVVAGFVLPLLRPAGRDRLLRALLGGALRAAGVRLEVTGSDTLRPDDGRGALVVANHLSWIDVLALGAVSPVRMLAKREVAQWPVIGTLAGKVGTLFVDREGLSTLPGVVDDTAAALRDGALIGVFPEATTWCGAASGEFRRAPFQAAIDAGAPVRPVTFALRTADGRPTTAASFVGDQTLGDSLLRVLRMPSVVCAMTISPVLEPTGDRRSLARRAEAVVRSA is encoded by the coding sequence GGCCGGGCGTCCCGGTCCGGCCGTCCACCCGGCCGGTACCGGTCCTCGGCGATCTGCGGGACCACCCCACCCACCCCGGTGTCCTGCCGGCGCGCGAGCGTCCGGGCGGCCCCTGGGCGCCGTGGTCCCCGTGCGGCGACGAGTGCCTGCCGCCCCGTCCGCGGGCCGGGTGGCTGCGGGCGTCGCGACGGTTGTGCGCGCTGGCGTGCGTCGTCGCGTCCGCCGTCGTCGCCGGGTTCGTCCTGCCGTTGCTGCGCCCCGCCGGGCGGGACCGTCTGCTGCGGGCCCTGCTGGGCGGTGCGCTGCGCGCGGCCGGGGTCCGTCTGGAGGTCACCGGCTCCGACACGCTGCGCCCGGACGACGGCCGCGGCGCGCTCGTCGTGGCCAACCACCTGTCCTGGATCGACGTGCTCGCCCTCGGCGCCGTCTCGCCGGTCCGGATGCTGGCCAAGCGCGAGGTCGCGCAGTGGCCGGTGATCGGAACGCTGGCCGGCAAGGTCGGCACGCTGTTCGTCGACCGGGAGGGTCTGAGCACGCTGCCCGGCGTCGTCGACGACACCGCGGCCGCCCTGCGCGACGGCGCGCTGATCGGCGTGTTCCCGGAGGCGACGACCTGGTGCGGCGCCGCGTCGGGGGAGTTCCGCCGCGCCCCGTTCCAGGCCGCGATCGACGCGGGCGCGCCGGTCCGTCCGGTGACGTTCGCCCTGCGTACCGCGGACGGGCGGCCGACGACGGCGGCGTCGTTCGTCGGGGACCAGACCCTCGGCGACTCGCTGCTCCGCGTGCTGCGGATGCCGTCGGTGGTGTGCGCGATGACGATCTCCCCGGTGCTCGAACCGACCGGCGACCGCCGCTCGCTCGCCCGCCGGGCCGAGGCCGTCGTCCGGTCGGCGTGA